The Etheostoma spectabile isolate EspeVRDwgs_2016 chromosome 23, UIUC_Espe_1.0, whole genome shotgun sequence genome includes a window with the following:
- the btg1 gene encoding protein BTG1 isoform X1, producing the protein MHTLCARGTMKPEINAAVGFLSRFLRVKGHVNDRQVQTFNQSLQDILSEQYKHHWFPDRPCKGSGYRCIRINHKMDPLVGQAGQRIGLTIQQLYLLLPSELTLWVDPFEVSYRIGEDGSICVLYESQPCPVGMPSMATTSSPSGNIGSGGPMVDSHISCKEELMVLGRSSPSKAYNMMTVSS; encoded by the exons ATGCATACCCTTTGTGCCCGGGGAACGATGAAACCAGAGATCAACGCCGCCGTCGGATTTCTCTCGAGGTTTCTGCGGGTAAAAGGACACGTAAACGATCGACAGGTCCAAACATTCAACCAAAGCTTACAGGACATTTTGTCAG AGCAATATAAGCACCACTGGTTCCCAGACAGGCCATGCAAGGGTTCAGGTTACAGATGCATCCGTATCAACCACAAGATGGACCCACTGGTGGGCCAGGCAGGCCAGCGCATCGGCTTGACCATCCAGCAACTCTACCTGCTGCTGCCCAGTGAGCTCACACTTTGGGTGGACCCCTTCGAGGTGTCCTACCGTATCGGCGAGGATGGCTCCATCTGTGTCCTGTACGAGTCGCAGCCCTGCCCCGTAGGAATGCCGTCGATGGCCACCACCAGTTCCCCCTCAGGAAACATCGGGTCAGGGGGCCCCATGGTGGACAGTCACATCAGCTGCAAGGAGGAACTGATGGTGCTGGGCAGATCCAGTCCCTCCAAAGCCTACAATATGATGACTGTGTCCAGTTAA
- the btg1 gene encoding protein BTG1 isoform X2, translating to MIDVCSQQTATAKLHKQYKHHWFPDRPCKGSGYRCIRINHKMDPLVGQAGQRIGLTIQQLYLLLPSELTLWVDPFEVSYRIGEDGSICVLYESQPCPVGMPSMATTSSPSGNIGSGGPMVDSHISCKEELMVLGRSSPSKAYNMMTVSS from the exons ATGATTGACGTCTGTAGTCAGCAAACAGCAACAGCAAAGCTACACA AGCAATATAAGCACCACTGGTTCCCAGACAGGCCATGCAAGGGTTCAGGTTACAGATGCATCCGTATCAACCACAAGATGGACCCACTGGTGGGCCAGGCAGGCCAGCGCATCGGCTTGACCATCCAGCAACTCTACCTGCTGCTGCCCAGTGAGCTCACACTTTGGGTGGACCCCTTCGAGGTGTCCTACCGTATCGGCGAGGATGGCTCCATCTGTGTCCTGTACGAGTCGCAGCCCTGCCCCGTAGGAATGCCGTCGATGGCCACCACCAGTTCCCCCTCAGGAAACATCGGGTCAGGGGGCCCCATGGTGGACAGTCACATCAGCTGCAAGGAGGAACTGATGGTGCTGGGCAGATCCAGTCCCTCCAAAGCCTACAATATGATGACTGTGTCCAGTTAA